In the Salvia splendens isolate huo1 chromosome 16, SspV2, whole genome shotgun sequence genome, gaaacTAAACGACGAACTATGAACCCTGCCCGCCACGAGGCGCTCACATGGGAAGAATTCAAGGAAGAGGTGTACGACAAGTACATTCCCATGAGCTATAGACGGGCAAAGATAGTGGAGATCCACACCCTGAAACAGGGAAACATGACGGTGACGGAGTACGACCGTGCTCTTTGTGAAATGAcccgatatgcgcccgagttagTGGACACCAATGAGAAGATGGCCGCAAAATTCTGTTCTGGCCTTAGACACAAGATAAGGGTAGCCGTGGCCAGCCGCAGAGGAATCTCGTACTCCGAAATTTTGAGTTGCGCTTTAGATGTGGAAGAAGCACCACCAAAGGACGAGACGACGGCAAATCCTACACCACCAACACCTCAACCGAACTATcgagacaagaggaagtgggaagACAACCGAGCTCCTTATGACAACAAGCGACACCGTTCTACTTTCCGCCAGACGCAAGACTATGACCGGCAAGCCATGCCACAGCCGAGAGGGAATCAACAGAAGGCACCCCACTGCAACCGgtgctccaagtaccacttTGGCGAGTGTAGAGCTGGAGGCATCCGATGCTTCACTTGTGGTAGAAATGGACATATGTCTCGAGAGTGCCCGAATAACAACAAAGGAGGAATTTGGAATAGGCAGGGACATGGGGAACAACAGCAACAACCACAACCCATTCGACAGGTGGCGCCACAGCAAGCGAGAGCGTACGCACTGAAAGGAAATGAAGGGCAGGAACAGCAAACCAACAAGGACTGATgggatgaaagagaagtaccccgaATAGTTTATGGAAGACGActaaaatttcgggacgaaatttctgttaagaggggaaggatgtagcaccccggaaaattttttgactttttttatttgatggcttattttcgttttattaatgtggatgttgatttggaaatgcatttttggaaattgatttctatgaggttgtgttaacgatgtgaaattaatggtagagagttatgtggaataatatgatatgttttccaatgggcgggatttaattaaataagatcatgcatatttgtgccagttaccttattcaaattcttttcggcatttctatttattggaagtaatatcttctttcttggatttatttaattttttgggatatttatccaaattaaatccaaaaccaaaatattcttatttatttttccatgattttcgaaatctcctatttttgggagaggagaaattaagtattctataattgatttcttacttatttctttccatgaatgaattggaatattctagccaatcttgccttactttattctattaaagatttggaaattttttctGGTGGGAGGAACCTtaaaccacacgcctacttctcattatttttggaggattttacaaatttctctactccgtattattttattctactccgtgaaataccaaattaaatcataagctaattaaatagctatgattttcaaaaatcttcCCCTTAATTCTCCCCATAATTCACGCCTCCCAACccccccaaatctctcaaatctttatttgatttattctcccaaatcttcaattaattgtgggatttattatttcctaactttataaataaaaccaaaaacctaaccctaaacccatctcacacgcctccctctcaaaTCACATGCCCCTCCCCTTGCTCCAtcttctcccacacttgtttttctactctactcaagatcttttcgattcgccaagagtttgttgaagaatcaagagttatattcgtttctaccgattgtttcgttcaagaaaggtacaatcaaacctctattcttcattcctctccatccaaacattctttcgactccctcatgcatctagtgagtgtagggatttcaaatctaaggatttaatcggtggggaatttgtgtttgcatttatgtatgcgttttgaatgcaattttgtgaagtttgatttgaatctttggtgaatgatgtgagtttatctgcaaacatgattatgagaaccttttaagcatgattatgtgttttccagCATGAAAAGTTGGggtttgtttgatggaagatgaaaaccctattttcgaaactaTGAACCTGAAATATGTGGTGCACGATGAGTAGCTTCTGATCTGTAATTGACTCATCGaacgaacgaattttgatatgaaatttttactgagtaaactacAAGGTGTTTTccgtgtctcgtgtgaatt is a window encoding:
- the LOC121770503 gene encoding uncharacterized protein LOC121770503, whose protein sequence is MEEQSEGSVGNQPPSPPPPPPQPQEREYIKAFRKENPPKFDGLGEPPKAEAWIRNLERIFDFMGCTDRERLACVTYQLTGPADFWWETKRRTMNPARHEALTWEEFKEEVYDKYIPMSYRRAKIVEIHTLKQGNMTVTEYDRALCEMTRYAPELVDTNEKMAAKFCSGLRHKIRVAVASRRGISYSEILSCALDVEEAPPKDETTANPTPPTPQPNYRDKRKWEDNRAPYDNKRHRSTFRQTQDYDRQAMPQPRGNQQKAPHCNRCSKYHFGECRAGGIRCFTCGRNGHMSRECPNNNKGGIWNRQGHGEQQQQPQPIRQVAPQQARAYALKGNEGQEQQTNKD